GGGCGACCTCGCGGAGCAGATGCCCGCCACCGACCCCACCGGCCAGTTCACCGACCGGGAGGTCCGCGCGCACCGGCGCCGCTCGATGTCGACGCCGGGCATCAAGGCCATGCTCACCCAGGCGAAGGCCTCCCCCGCCCTGGCGCTCGACCCGGACGTCCTGGACGGTGACCCGTACGCGCTGTGCACCCCGGCCGGGGTCGTCGATCTGCACACCGGGCATCTGCGCAAGCCGGACCCCGAGGGCGACATGCACTCCAGGGCGACGAGCGTGGCGCCCGAGGAGACGCCCACCCCGCGCTGGCACCGCTTCCTGCACGACACCTTCGGCGACGACGCCAAGGGCGAGGAGACCATCCACTTCCTCCACCTGCTCCTCGGCTACTCCGTCACCGGGGACGTCGGGGCCCAGGTGCTGCCGTTCCTCTACGGGACCGGCGCCAACGGCAAGTCCGTGCTGCTGGACGTCATGACGCAGATCCTCGGCGACTACGCGCAGGCCGCGCCGCCGGGCTTCCTCATGGAGAAGGGCAAGTTCTCCGAGCACTCCACGGAGCTGACCGAGCTGCACGGGCGGCGCATCGTGGTCTGCTCGGAGCTGAAGCCGAACGACAAGTTCGACGAGTCCCGCGTGAAGCTGCTGACCGGTGGCGACCGCATCATGGCCCGCAGGATGCGGCAGGACTTCTTCAGCTTCAACCCGACCCACAAGCTCTGGCTGCTGGGCAACCACCGTCCCGAAGTAGGCACCGGCGGCCATGCGTTCTGGCGCCGTATCCGTCTGATCCCGTTCGAGCGCGTCGTCCCGGCGGCCCGCAAGATCGACAACCTGGCCAAAGAACTGGTGCAGAGCGAGGGCCCCGGCATCCTGCAGTGGCTCATCGAGGGCGCCAAGCTCTACCTGGCCACCCGTGACCCGCTGGACGGCCCCGCCACGGTGCGCTCGGCGACCGCGGCCTACGCCACCACCGAGGACCACATCGGCCGCTTCCTCGCCGAGTGCTGCACCACCCAGGCCCCGGACCTGCGGGTGGAGCAGGGTCTCCTGTACGCGGCGTACAGCAGCTGGTGCGGGGCCGGCGAGGGGATCAGGCCCGCGACGGCCCGTGCGTTCGCGACCCGCGTCCGCCAGGAACTCTGCCTCGCCTCGCCCGCCGACATGATGAAGTCCAGCGGCAAGAAGTACTACCCCGGCCTCGGGCTTCTCGCGGACGAGGACTCCCGGAGCAGCCATGCCTGACCACCGTGCCCGGCACGCTTCCGCCGATCCGGCCTACCATGAACACGGTGCCCCCACCAGGGAACGTGCTCACACCCACCCCGGCCTCTTCCCGGCCGGCCGACACACTAAGGGGCTGCAGCCATGAGCTCGCTGCTGAACGAGAGCGACCTCCACCACGAGAACGCCGTGGTCTGGCTGGAGAACCCCGACAATCTCGACTACGTACGCCAGGCGCTCGACAAGACCACCCGCCGCCGGGGAAAGCCCCGCTACGAACGGGACGGGCGCATGGTCGGCTACACCGAGCTGGAGGCCGACACCGAGGCCGACCCCGACAGCGGACTGCATCTGCGCCGGGTCTTCTTCCTCCTCCCCCACGACCGCGACGCCGACCCGGACGGCCCGTACCACGAGGGCGCCCCCGGCGAGGCGGTCGACCCGAGCACCATCGAGCCCAAGCGGGTGGGCGACAAGACACCCCGCTCGCAACGCGGTCTGGCCGCGACGGCGGAGGCGGGCAGCTGACGGGGCTGGGGGATTATTACGCCGTAATAATCCCCCAGCCCCGCCGACGTATTACGGCGTAATAATCCGGTCGCCCCCGTGCGCGGGCACCCCTTCCCGGCCACCGAGCCCGGCTCCAGGACCCCTCCGGAGCCGGGCTTTTGAGTGGTCCTCGAAGAAAACACAGTCACAACTAACGCGTCGATGCCGAGAAGGATCATCGAAGTTAGTAAGGTGACTGCCATGACTTCGCCCTCCCCCGGCGACCGCGAGAAGGTCGTCTCCAAGCTGCCCTCGGTGCTGCAGCAGGACCTGAAGATCAGGGCAGCCCAGCACAAGACCGACATCCAGCACGCCGTCGAAGCAGGCATCGAAGCCTGGCGGCGGCTCGGCTCCAACCTCTCCCCCATCGACACCGCGGGCGCCAAGTCCTTCGCCACCTTCCTGCCTGACGGGCAGTGGGACGGGTTCCGCGCCGACTGCGCCTCGCGCGGCGTCTCCCTCATCCAGGGCCTCGCCCAGTCCGTCGTGATGTGGCTGGAGACGAACCCGGCGCCCACCGTCGTCCGCCCGGAGCACCCCAAGAGGATCATCACCTGCAACCAGAAGGGCGGCGTCGGCAAGACCGCCATCGCGGCCGGCACGGGCGAAGCCCTCGCCGAGGACCCCGGCGCGCTCCACCCGGTCCGCATCTCCAAGCACTTCGCGGCCGCCCTCGCCGAGGACGACCACCCCTCCCCCCTCGACTACGAGGACCTGCCCGGCCTCGGACTGCGCGTCCTCCTCGTCGACTTCGACCCCCAGTGCCACCTCACCAAGCAGCTCGGCCACGAGCCCCTGCCCATCGAGGGCGACAGCCTCACCAAGCACATGGCGGGCGAGGCCAAGGGCAACCTCGCCGACCTCGTCGTCCGCATCGAGGACCCGCGCTTCGGCGACCGCCTCCACCTCCTGCCGGCCTGCACCGACGCCTTCCTCCTCGACGTCAAGCTCTCCGGGGTCCGGGCCCGTGAAGCAGCCCTGGAACGCGCCCTGTCCGCCATCGAGGCCGACTACGACGCCGTCATCATCGACTGCCCGCCCAGCCTCGGCCTCAGCATGGACGCCGCCGCCTACTACGGCCGCCGCCGCCAGGGCGAAGCCCCCGGCAACTCCGGTGTGCTCGTCGTCGTCCAGGCCGAGGACAGCTCCGCCGACGCCTACGGACTCCTCACCTCCCAGATCGAGGACCTGCGCGACGACATGCACCTCGAACTCGACTACCTCGGCATCGTCGTCAACCACTACGACGCCCGCCGCGGCTACATCGCCACCTCGTCCCTCAACTCCTGGATGGACATAAAGGACCCCAGGGTCGTCGGTGTCATCGGCGACCTCAAGGAACAGAAGGAGGCCGTACGCGTGAAGCAGCCCCTGCTCGCCTACTCCCCCCGCTGCGACCAGGCCGTCGGTCTGCGCGCCCTCGCCCGGGAGATCTCATGAGCAAGGCATCCCGGCTCGGCGCCGGCTCCTCCTTCGGCCAGACCCAGTCCATCAGCGCCCGGCGCGCCGCCATCAACCAGGTCGCCGCCGCCCCCACCGAGGGCGCCCCTCCCCCGGTCGAACTCCCCGTCGACGTCATCAGCCTCAACCCCGACAACCCCAGGTCCGACCTCGGCGACCTCACCGACCTCGGCAACAGCCTGCGCGACCACGGCCAGAAGACCGCCATCAGCATCATGGGCCGCTTCGCCTACCTCGAAGGGAACCCGGACCGCGAGGCCGACCTCGAACCCGGCACCAAGTACGTCGTCATCGACGGCAACTCCCGCCTCGCCGCCGCCCGCGAAGCCGGCCTCACCGAGATCAAGGTGATGCTCGACGACAACCTGGGCAGCAACCCCGACGAAATACTGGAATCGGCGCTCGTCGCCAACATCCACCGCCAGGAGCTCAACCACCTCGACGAGGCCAGGGCCCTCGACCAGCTCCTGAAGATCCATGGCACCCAGGAAGCCCTCGCCGCCCGGCTGCACCGCTCCCAGGGCTGGGTCTCCCAGCGCCTCGCGCTGCTCACCCTGACCCCCTCACTCAAGGAGAAGCTCCAGTCCGGCGAGGAATCCGCCGCCACGCTGCGCCTGGTCGGCAAGAAGAAGGCCGAGGAGCAGGAGGCCCACCTCCAGCAGCTGAAGGCGAGCCGCGCCCAGAAGCCCCGCGCCCCCAAGCAGAACCGGCAGCCGCCCACGGAGCCCCCCGCCCGGCTGCCCTCGACCGACCCGCACACCCTGACGAACCTGATCATCGCCGAGCTCGACGTCCAGTCCAGGCGCAAGCTGACGGAGCTGCTCGTCGACTACAAGATCGAGGAATCCAAGCGGATGCGGGCGGAGCAGGCCCCGGCGGCCGACGCCCGCTAGCCGCCGCCACGGAGGCCGGTCCCGGATTATTACGCCGTAATATCCGGGGCCGGCCTCCCGATTATTACGGCGTAATATCCGGGGCCGGGTCCGCGTAATGAGCGGCGAGCGCGGCGGCCCGCCCGTGCAGGACCGTCCGCAGGGACGCGGGGGAGAGCACTGAGGAGCCACCCGCACCGACACCGCGAGATGCCCCTCGGACAGGAACCGCGCGCACCGCTGCCGCCAGGGCCGCTCCAGATCCACCGTCCCCGGCCGCTCCGCCGGCTCTCCGATGGCCTCGGCCGCCAGCACCCGCGACAGCCGGTACGTACGCTCCTCGCCCGCTCGCAGGGCCAGCAGGTACCCGCGTTCCCGGACCGCCACCAGCCCCACCGGGTCCACGGTGCGCGGACGGGCCTCCTGGCCCGTGGCCGTGTACTGGATGCGCAGCTTCCGCCCGGTGAGCACCGCGCGCCGGATCTCCGCCATCGCGGCTACTGCTCCGGCCAGACTGCCACCGACGCCGAGGGCAACCCGAGGCACGAGGGAGACATGGCCGCTCAACTGGCCCTCGGCCTCGACAACCTGGAAGCGGTGTTCGCCGGGGCCGACATGACCCTGGCCGATCTGGTCCGTCTCACGCTCTGCACGACGGACATCGACGCCCTGTTCCCGCACTACGCCACCCTGACCGCTGCCGAAGGGGCTGCGCATTATTACGCCGTAATAATGCGCAGCCCCTTCAACGTGCCGGGCGCGAGGCGCGACGCGGGTGCGGTGTGGGCTCCAGCGGATCTCCAGAGGAACGGCAGGACTTCTCAAGCCGAGTGCCGGACGGTGGGCCACAGGTTTGAGGAGGGCTGATGGGCGATTTCGACACCGTGACGCCCGCGTTCCGGGTGGAGCGCGGGCACGCCGACGACGAGGAACTGGCCGCGGTCGCCGTGGTGCTGTGTGCGTTGCTGGCGGGGCGGGAGGACGAGGCCGGCGACGCCGAGCTGCCCGAGGTTCCGCCGTGGCGGCCCGAGCGCCCCCTCGAGAGCTACTGCTCTCCGTACAGCTGGCGATAGGGCCGGCCCACTTCACCCACGACTGATTCGTGTGCGTACCAGCCGCGCTATACAAACCGCATGCGCGGTTTGTTATGGTGGCGTCGATCGGGCCGCACCTTGAGAGGAAGGGACGTGTCGTGACAGTTGTGAATGACATTCCTCGGGCCTCCGCGGAAGCGGCGAACGCTCACGAGCGTGTGGCCGAACTGCACGCGGTCCGCGCACAGGCGGCCGGTGGTCCGAGTGAGCGGGCGACCGAGGCGCAGCACGCCAAGGGCAAGCTGACGGCCCGTGAGCGCATCGGACTGCTTCTGGACCCGGGGTCGTTCCACGAGGTCGAGCAGCTGCGGCGGCACCGGGCGACGGGTTTCGGTCTGGAGGCGAAGAAGCCGTACACGGACGGTGTGATCACCGGCTGGGGGACGGTGGAGGGCCGCACGGTCTTCGTGTACGCGCATGACTTCCGGATCTTCGGCGGTGCGCTGGGCGAGGCCCACGCCACGAAGATCCACAAGATCATGGACATGGCCATCGCGGCGGGTGCGCCGCTGGTGTCGCTGAACGACGGCGCGGGTGCCCGTATCCAGGAGGGTGTTTCGGCGCTCGCCGGTTATGGCGGGATCTTCCAGCGCAACACGCGTGCCTCGGGCGTCATCCCGCAGATCAGCGTGATGCTGGGCCCGTGCGCGGGTGGGGCGGCCTACAGTCCGGCCCTGACGGACTTCGTGTTCATGGTCCGCGAGACCTCGCAGATGTTCATCACCGGCCCGGACGTCGTGAAGGCCGTGACCGGCGAGGAGATCACGCAGAACGGCCTCGGCGGCGCCGACGTGCACGCCGAGACCTCGGGCGTCGCGCACTTCGCGTACGACGACGAGGAGACCTGCATCGCCGAGGTCCGCTACCTGCTGTCGATGCTCCCGCAGAACAACCGCGCGTACCCGCCGTGCGAGCCGTGCTCCGACCCGCAGACCCGCCGCTCGGAGGTGCTGCTCGACCTCGTACCGGCCGACGGCAACCGCCCGTACGACATGCACAAGGTCATCGAGGAGATCGTCGACGACGGTGACTACCTGGAGATCCACGAGCGCTGGGCCCGCAACATCATCTGCGCCCTGGCCCGGCTCAACGGCCAGGTCGTCGGCATCGTCGCCAACCAACCGCAGGCGCTGGCAGGCGTGTTGGACATCGAGGCGTCCGAGAAGGCCGCACGGTTCGTCCAGATGTGCGACGCCTTCAACATCCCGATCATCACCCTTCTGGACGTACCCGGCTTCCTGCCCGGCGTGGACCAGGAGCACGGCGGCATCATCCGGCACGGCGCGAAGCTCCTCTACGCGTACTGCAACGCGACCGTGCCCCGGATCAGCCTGATCCTGCGCAAGGCGTACGGCGGGGCCTACAT
The sequence above is drawn from the Streptomyces sp. NBC_00525 genome and encodes:
- a CDS encoding ParB/RepB/Spo0J family partition protein; translated protein: MSKASRLGAGSSFGQTQSISARRAAINQVAAAPTEGAPPPVELPVDVISLNPDNPRSDLGDLTDLGNSLRDHGQKTAISIMGRFAYLEGNPDREADLEPGTKYVVIDGNSRLAAAREAGLTEIKVMLDDNLGSNPDEILESALVANIHRQELNHLDEARALDQLLKIHGTQEALAARLHRSQGWVSQRLALLTLTPSLKEKLQSGEESAATLRLVGKKKAEEQEAHLQQLKASRAQKPRAPKQNRQPPTEPPARLPSTDPHTLTNLIIAELDVQSRRKLTELLVDYKIEESKRMRAEQAPAADAR
- a CDS encoding acyl-CoA carboxylase subunit beta, yielding MVASIGPHLERKGRVVTVVNDIPRASAEAANAHERVAELHAVRAQAAGGPSERATEAQHAKGKLTARERIGLLLDPGSFHEVEQLRRHRATGFGLEAKKPYTDGVITGWGTVEGRTVFVYAHDFRIFGGALGEAHATKIHKIMDMAIAAGAPLVSLNDGAGARIQEGVSALAGYGGIFQRNTRASGVIPQISVMLGPCAGGAAYSPALTDFVFMVRETSQMFITGPDVVKAVTGEEITQNGLGGADVHAETSGVAHFAYDDEETCIAEVRYLLSMLPQNNRAYPPCEPCSDPQTRRSEVLLDLVPADGNRPYDMHKVIEEIVDDGDYLEIHERWARNIICALARLNGQVVGIVANQPQALAGVLDIEASEKAARFVQMCDAFNIPIITLLDVPGFLPGVDQEHGGIIRHGAKLLYAYCNATVPRISLILRKAYGGAYIVMDSQSIGADLTYAWPTNEIAVMGAEGAANVIFRRQIAESDDPETTRAQMVKEYKAELMHPYYAAERGLVDDIIDPADTREVLIGALTMLRTKHADVPARKHGNPPQ
- a CDS encoding DUF6009 family protein; translated protein: MSSLLNESDLHHENAVVWLENPDNLDYVRQALDKTTRRRGKPRYERDGRMVGYTELEADTEADPDSGLHLRRVFFLLPHDRDADPDGPYHEGAPGEAVDPSTIEPKRVGDKTPRSQRGLAATAEAGS
- a CDS encoding acyl-CoA carboxylase subunit epsilon, which codes for MGDFDTVTPAFRVERGHADDEELAAVAVVLCALLAGREDEAGDAELPEVPPWRPERPLESYCSPYSWR
- a CDS encoding ParA family protein, with the protein product MTSPSPGDREKVVSKLPSVLQQDLKIRAAQHKTDIQHAVEAGIEAWRRLGSNLSPIDTAGAKSFATFLPDGQWDGFRADCASRGVSLIQGLAQSVVMWLETNPAPTVVRPEHPKRIITCNQKGGVGKTAIAAGTGEALAEDPGALHPVRISKHFAAALAEDDHPSPLDYEDLPGLGLRVLLVDFDPQCHLTKQLGHEPLPIEGDSLTKHMAGEAKGNLADLVVRIEDPRFGDRLHLLPACTDAFLLDVKLSGVRAREAALERALSAIEADYDAVIIDCPPSLGLSMDAAAYYGRRRQGEAPGNSGVLVVVQAEDSSADAYGLLTSQIEDLRDDMHLELDYLGIVVNHYDARRGYIATSSLNSWMDIKDPRVVGVIGDLKEQKEAVRVKQPLLAYSPRCDQAVGLRALAREIS
- a CDS encoding DNA primase family protein, whose translation is MSSAESSPRFDATAAAQQMLALETEGGMPGLPAQQNASAAGEPPLPEGRLPALLTDRGNAKLFAVMFGDQFRHVEGLGWYHWDQYRWKRTGGEKAAVWAAGDLAEQMPATDPTGQFTDREVRAHRRRSMSTPGIKAMLTQAKASPALALDPDVLDGDPYALCTPAGVVDLHTGHLRKPDPEGDMHSRATSVAPEETPTPRWHRFLHDTFGDDAKGEETIHFLHLLLGYSVTGDVGAQVLPFLYGTGANGKSVLLDVMTQILGDYAQAAPPGFLMEKGKFSEHSTELTELHGRRIVVCSELKPNDKFDESRVKLLTGGDRIMARRMRQDFFSFNPTHKLWLLGNHRPEVGTGGHAFWRRIRLIPFERVVPAARKIDNLAKELVQSEGPGILQWLIEGAKLYLATRDPLDGPATVRSATAAYATTEDHIGRFLAECCTTQAPDLRVEQGLLYAAYSSWCGAGEGIRPATARAFATRVRQELCLASPADMMKSSGKKYYPGLGLLADEDSRSSHA